A genomic window from Pagrus major chromosome 23, Pma_NU_1.0 includes:
- the nfatc2ip gene encoding NFATC2-interacting protein isoform X1, with amino-acid sequence MTHFIPQSVNASAARGKETIMAEAVSDSDLQAAKPPPKRRRILDPSAIVPVPVYSNKVSSSLQLKPTAVMFTEKETTDDVSDDSLWPQFSSRGPSSAAAAPLRLSDSEEDEAEHTKKKTEPEVVRCPSPPPESPVQKQSRRVKQKISEIDRKLRAVNSVMSPEPQNSRTRRRKGRRSPNDDDVIIMNSNDDDVIITNSNDDDVIGSNPVSGGQDSPYSSSVREIPLKIRCRTDVHKIPVLSSTPLSYVLAELSVILNVPPPRLLLMREEVELPTDSTIGELGLGIADIIECVVMAAEDKSKDGGGGGGGGGGGGTITVRLQSKDRDSSQEFSLHRDAPLGSIFSQYLSKMSIRAQRTVRFHFDGCKVTHSQMPAQLDMEDGDIIEVWM; translated from the exons ATGACTCACTTTATCCCACAGTCCGTGAATGCATCAGCAGCGCGCGGAAAGGAAACAATCATGGCCGAAGCG GTGTCTGACAGCGACCTTCAGGCTGCGAAGCCGCCGCCCAAACGCAGACGCATCCTCGACCCGTCAGCCATCGTCCCGGTGCCCGTTTACTCCAACAAG gTGAGCAGCAGTCTGCAGCTGAAGCCAACAGCAGTCATGTTCACTGAAAAGGAAACGACAG ACGACGTTTCAGACGACAGTTTGTGGCCACAGTTTTCATCTCGAGGACCGTcgtcagcagctgcagctcctctgagACTCAGTGACTCTGAGGAGGACGAAGCAGAACACacgaagaagaaaacagaacc AGAAGTGGTTCGCTGcccgtctcctcctccagagAGTCCGGTCCAGAAACAGTCCAGACGGGTCAAACAGAAGATCAG TGAGATCGACAGGAAGCTGCGGGCTGTCAACTCCGTCATGTCTCCTGAACCTCAGAACAGCAGGACCAGGCGCCGCAAAGGTCGCCGATCCCCAAACGacgatgatgtcatcatcatgaACTCAAATGACGACGATGTCATCATCACGAACTCTAACGACGATGATGTCATCGGCTCGAACCCCGTCTCTGGAGGTCAGGATTCTCCGTACAGCTCCTCGGTCAGAGAGATCCCCCTGAAGATCCGCTGCCGGACGGACGTCCACAAGATCCCGGTGCTGTCG tcGACACCTCTGAGTTACGTGTTGGCCGAGCTGTCCGTCATCCTGAACGTtcctcctcctcgcctcctGCTgatgagggaggaggtggagctccCCACAGACTCGACCATCGGCGAGCTCGGCCTTGGCATCGCTGACATCATCG AATGTGTTGTCATGGCAGCAGAGGATAAAAGTAAAGATGGCGGTggcggtggcggcggcggcggcggcggcggcactATCACTGTGAGGCTGCAGAGCAAAGACCGAGACTCTTCTCAGGAGTTCTCTCTGCACAGA gacgCCCCGCTGGGCTCTATCTTCTCCCAGTATTTGTCCAAGATGTCCATCAGAGCTCAGAGGACGGTCCGCTTCCACTTCGACGGCTGCAAAGTGACGCACAGCCAGATGCCGGCTCAGCTCGACATGGAGGACGGAGACATCATCGAAGTTTGGATGTAA
- the nfatc2ip gene encoding NFATC2-interacting protein isoform X2 produces the protein MAEAMSAEPPSVPQVSDSDLQAAKPPPKRRRILDPSAIVPVPVYSNKVSSSLQLKPTAVMFTEKETTDDVSDDSLWPQFSSRGPSSAAAAPLRLSDSEEDEAEHTKKKTEPEVVRCPSPPPESPVQKQSRRVKQKISEIDRKLRAVNSVMSPEPQNSRTRRRKGRRSPNDDDVIIMNSNDDDVIITNSNDDDVIGSNPVSGGQDSPYSSSVREIPLKIRCRTDVHKIPVLSSTPLSYVLAELSVILNVPPPRLLLMREEVELPTDSTIGELGLGIADIIECVVMAAEDKSKDGGGGGGGGGGGGTITVRLQSKDRDSSQEFSLHRDAPLGSIFSQYLSKMSIRAQRTVRFHFDGCKVTHSQMPAQLDMEDGDIIEVWM, from the exons ATGGCCGAAGCG ATGTCAGCAGAGCCTCCGTCTGTTCCTCAGGTGTCTGACAGCGACCTTCAGGCTGCGAAGCCGCCGCCCAAACGCAGACGCATCCTCGACCCGTCAGCCATCGTCCCGGTGCCCGTTTACTCCAACAAG gTGAGCAGCAGTCTGCAGCTGAAGCCAACAGCAGTCATGTTCACTGAAAAGGAAACGACAG ACGACGTTTCAGACGACAGTTTGTGGCCACAGTTTTCATCTCGAGGACCGTcgtcagcagctgcagctcctctgagACTCAGTGACTCTGAGGAGGACGAAGCAGAACACacgaagaagaaaacagaacc AGAAGTGGTTCGCTGcccgtctcctcctccagagAGTCCGGTCCAGAAACAGTCCAGACGGGTCAAACAGAAGATCAG TGAGATCGACAGGAAGCTGCGGGCTGTCAACTCCGTCATGTCTCCTGAACCTCAGAACAGCAGGACCAGGCGCCGCAAAGGTCGCCGATCCCCAAACGacgatgatgtcatcatcatgaACTCAAATGACGACGATGTCATCATCACGAACTCTAACGACGATGATGTCATCGGCTCGAACCCCGTCTCTGGAGGTCAGGATTCTCCGTACAGCTCCTCGGTCAGAGAGATCCCCCTGAAGATCCGCTGCCGGACGGACGTCCACAAGATCCCGGTGCTGTCG tcGACACCTCTGAGTTACGTGTTGGCCGAGCTGTCCGTCATCCTGAACGTtcctcctcctcgcctcctGCTgatgagggaggaggtggagctccCCACAGACTCGACCATCGGCGAGCTCGGCCTTGGCATCGCTGACATCATCG AATGTGTTGTCATGGCAGCAGAGGATAAAAGTAAAGATGGCGGTggcggtggcggcggcggcggcggcggcggcactATCACTGTGAGGCTGCAGAGCAAAGACCGAGACTCTTCTCAGGAGTTCTCTCTGCACAGA gacgCCCCGCTGGGCTCTATCTTCTCCCAGTATTTGTCCAAGATGTCCATCAGAGCTCAGAGGACGGTCCGCTTCCACTTCGACGGCTGCAAAGTGACGCACAGCCAGATGCCGGCTCAGCTCGACATGGAGGACGGAGACATCATCGAAGTTTGGATGTAA